ATTTTTCGACTAAGGTCAGGAGTTCGCTGGCCCCAAAGGGTTTAGTCAAGTAGTCAGTGGCGCCAGCCATGCGAGCTTTGACCCGGTCGATAAAACCAACCTTGCCGGTCAGCATGATGATGGGGGTTTGGCGAAATGTGCTTGACTGACGCAGCATGGCACAAAGCTCATATCCTTCTAGCTCCGGCATGACGATATCGCACAGGATTAAATCGGGCTTGAGCTGGAAGAGGAGACTCAGGGCCTTCAAAGGATTGCCCAGGGAGGTTACTTCATAGCCCTGGTCATCGAGGATCGTCTCTACGGTCTGTCGGACCGCTGTTCCATCGTCAATGCAGACGACTCTAGGAACTCGAGTGGCTTGCCAGGCTTCTAGGGCATCAGTTGTCCTAGGTTCATAGGCTGCTGGCATTAGATGGACCAGCCCTCGCTTCAGATAGGGGTAGAGGCTGCGAGCGACCGTAACCATATCTCGATTCAGATAGCGGGCTAACTGTCGAATGGATGTGTGACCGTCCATCCAGCTGCAGAGACGCTCGTAGGTGCCTTCGGACATGAGACTGCTGAGGGCAGTCGGATCAGGGACAACAGGTCGCTGCTGCGGCGAATAAATGTGGGGATGTAATTGCTTCCACTCTTGGATTTGCTTGGTGATAGTGGTGACTAGTGGCCCAATTTCGAAGGAGATGAGCTGAGGATTGAGGGCCGACCCTAACTGGAAGGTGAAACTTCCTTGGTGCAGGCTGAGCAGATCGAACAGCGTTTCCTGAACCAAATTGTTAAGAATTGTGCGGCACTGCTCAGGAGTCAGCACATGATTCTCCAACAGGGTCCAGAGGTAGCCGTACTCCGGCGAGTTGATGGATGCAATTGAAGAAACGGTGGTGGTGTCGAG
This portion of the Halomicronema hongdechloris C2206 genome encodes:
- a CDS encoding response regulator gives rise to the protein MQGYLSEIDIRSILQLLELGQRTGELYVETYGPNPPAIAPDRPGQNDEPHQSWLVFLVNGQIVYAGTTDGDLDRLRDYLHRYQLDTALDTTTVSSIASINSPEYGYLWTLLENHVLTPEQCRTILNNLVQETLFDLLSLHQGSFTFQLGSALNPQLISFEIGPLVTTITKQIQEWKQLHPHIYSPQQRPVVPDPTALSSLMSEGTYERLCSWMDGHTSIRQLARYLNRDMVTVARSLYPYLKRGLVHLMPAAYEPRTTDALEAWQATRVPRVVCIDDGTAVRQTVETILDDQGYEVTSLGNPLKALSLLFQLKPDLILCDIVMPELEGYELCAMLRQSSTFRQTPIIMLTGKVGFIDRVKARMAGATDYLTKPFGASELLTLVEKYVGLGNPQRPRPDCLLAEAIEDELDLDSPHPKPAKQIG